The following are encoded in a window of Bacteroides sp. AN502(2024) genomic DNA:
- a CDS encoding DUF3307 domain-containing protein: MNSWLFLSLLLAHVTGDFYLQNDKYCAQKEEMKFKSWFLYVHSLIIGGVSWVVVPIYDFGFYALAIAFSHLVIDVIKTYSPKGLWNFVIDQIAHLSILIIVASSFDTTTKLLIQSMDCNGSFSIPLFILAILLCIKPANILIKLVLKKYQVGETLSCENIKNAGALIGNLERILTIIFVIIGQYEAIGFIIAAKSILRFKDTDTAKTEYVLAGTFLSFGIALLCGLMTTK; the protein is encoded by the coding sequence ATGAATAGTTGGTTGTTTTTAAGTCTGCTATTGGCACATGTTACAGGCGATTTTTACCTGCAAAATGATAAATACTGTGCACAGAAAGAGGAAATGAAATTCAAAAGCTGGTTCCTGTATGTGCATTCGCTTATCATCGGTGGCGTGTCATGGGTAGTTGTTCCTATTTATGATTTCGGATTTTATGCTCTTGCCATTGCTTTTTCCCATCTGGTAATAGATGTTATCAAAACATATAGCCCCAAAGGATTATGGAATTTTGTTATTGATCAGATTGCTCATTTGTCTATACTGATTATAGTGGCGTCTTCCTTTGACACTACAACAAAGTTGCTAATCCAATCAATGGATTGCAATGGCAGTTTCTCAATACCTCTGTTCATATTGGCGATATTATTGTGCATCAAACCTGCCAATATCCTGATTAAGTTAGTCTTGAAGAAATATCAAGTTGGAGAGACATTGTCCTGTGAAAACATCAAAAATGCAGGAGCGTTGATTGGAAATTTAGAGCGTATTCTCACAATCATATTCGTTATCATTGGGCAATATGAAGCAATCGGTTTTATCATAGCCGCAAAATCCATACTTCGATTCAAAGACACGGATACTGCAAAGACAGAGTATGTCCTTGCCGGAACATTTCTGAGTTTTGGAATTGCATTGCTATGTGGTTTAATGACAACAAAATAA
- a CDS encoding RNA polymerase subunit sigma-70, translated as MFATISADIVASTSLSVNETIGLKQRIESLFGLLKVSYPDFEGRQIKGDYIECVMQNLSNAFRIAFIIKSCIKSFSTVKNEKTKNFQTYGIRMAIGIGDMRIVDTEQGIWDGEAIYLSGRALEEMSPLNKGTMSVQTSKKQLSAPLQTIALLTDAILNDMTVRQSEVVYYKLLGFKEADIAKKLGISQASVNNASTATKWYCIEETIKYFEQINFEEYE; from the coding sequence ATGTTTGCAACAATTTCAGCGGATATAGTAGCATCCACGTCCTTGTCTGTGAATGAAACTATAGGATTAAAGCAAAGGATAGAATCATTATTTGGCTTGCTAAAAGTAAGTTATCCTGATTTTGAAGGTCGCCAAATCAAAGGGGACTATATAGAGTGCGTAATGCAAAATTTATCAAACGCATTCCGGATAGCCTTTATAATCAAATCCTGCATCAAATCTTTTTCCACAGTTAAAAATGAAAAGACGAAAAATTTCCAGACATACGGAATACGGATGGCCATTGGTATCGGAGATATGAGGATAGTGGACACCGAACAAGGTATTTGGGATGGTGAGGCCATATATCTGTCAGGACGTGCGCTTGAGGAAATGAGTCCCTTGAATAAGGGAACGATGTCTGTCCAAACAAGTAAAAAGCAATTATCTGCCCCATTGCAAACCATAGCCCTACTGACCGATGCCATATTAAATGATATGACAGTACGCCAAAGTGAAGTCGTTTACTATAAATTGCTTGGTTTCAAAGAGGCAGACATTGCCAAGAAATTGGGTATATCTCAAGCCAGTGTAAACAATGCTTCTACAGCCACAAAATGGTATTGTATAGAAGAAACCATAAAATATTTTGAACAGATAAATTTTGAAGAATATGAATAG
- a CDS encoding IS1182 family transposase gives MTKIHFRPYIPNQTVLFPGRIDEDIAENDPVRMVDVLVESLNLEGFRKLYKECGRSAYHPRMMLKVILYAYMNNIYSCRKIEKLLHRDIHYIWLAGYEKPDFITINRFRNRVKKEINEVFTQTVLLLSSKGFISLNVEYIDGTKIESKANKYTFVWRKTVERNRERLMKKIHVLLGQIDEFIAQEKSSETNEGIEFTPTMLTEMAGELRNALAQAPDPCTKKEKTALKKKRKQLKELEEHRDKLQEYDGHLENLQARNSYSKTDKDATFMRMKEDAMRNGQTKPGYNLQIGTENQFITDFALFSNPTDTLTMIPFLQSFSGRYDRLAHMVVADSGYGSEENYRFMSENDMEAYVKYNYFHMEQRPGFKPNPFKAENFYYNEEHDYCICPMGQKMRRTGTGHVKTASGYVSENARYRAVRCEGCPLRCLCFKAKGNRTIELNHRLRKYRQKAKELLCSEEGLKHRGQRCIEPEAVFGQIKYNMNYKRFRHFGKEKVFMDFAFLAIAFNIKKMCAKMRKEGIDWMIKLFYKLVPALFRWGEHIYQTNLQKSAA, from the coding sequence ATGACAAAGATACATTTTCGTCCTTACATTCCCAACCAAACAGTGCTTTTTCCTGGGAGAATCGATGAGGATATTGCAGAAAACGATCCGGTTCGCATGGTTGACGTTCTGGTTGAAAGCCTGAATCTTGAAGGTTTCAGAAAGTTATACAAGGAATGCGGCCGTAGTGCTTACCATCCCCGAATGATGCTCAAGGTTATTCTGTATGCCTACATGAACAACATCTACTCCTGCCGGAAAATAGAAAAGCTACTCCATCGTGATATCCATTATATATGGCTGGCCGGATACGAGAAACCGGATTTCATTACCATCAACCGATTCCGCAACCGGGTGAAGAAGGAAATCAACGAGGTGTTTACCCAAACCGTACTTCTGCTTTCTTCCAAAGGTTTCATCAGCCTGAATGTGGAATACATTGACGGTACAAAAATCGAATCCAAGGCAAACAAGTACACTTTCGTCTGGAGAAAAACGGTCGAACGGAACCGTGAACGCCTGATGAAGAAAATACATGTACTATTAGGTCAGATAGACGAGTTCATCGCTCAGGAGAAATCATCAGAGACCAATGAGGGGATAGAGTTTACTCCGACTATGCTGACCGAAATGGCGGGAGAATTACGTAATGCACTTGCACAGGCTCCCGATCCTTGCACGAAAAAGGAAAAGACTGCACTGAAAAAGAAACGCAAACAGCTCAAGGAGCTGGAAGAACACAGAGATAAACTGCAGGAATACGACGGTCATCTGGAAAATCTGCAAGCTCGCAACTCCTATTCCAAGACAGACAAGGATGCCACTTTTATGAGGATGAAGGAGGACGCCATGCGTAACGGGCAGACAAAACCCGGCTACAACCTTCAGATCGGTACCGAGAACCAATTCATTACCGACTTCGCTCTTTTCTCCAATCCTACGGATACACTGACCATGATACCTTTCCTGCAATCCTTTTCAGGCAGATACGACAGATTGGCCCATATGGTGGTTGCCGACTCCGGATATGGTTCTGAGGAAAATTACCGTTTCATGTCTGAAAACGATATGGAAGCCTACGTCAAATACAACTACTTCCACATGGAACAGCGACCCGGATTCAAACCGAATCCGTTCAAGGCCGAAAACTTCTATTACAATGAAGAACATGACTATTGCATCTGCCCCATGGGACAAAAGATGCGGAGGACAGGAACCGGGCATGTGAAAACTGCATCCGGATATGTAAGCGAAAATGCCAGGTACAGAGCCGTCAGATGTGAAGGGTGTCCGTTGAGATGTCTATGTTTTAAGGCAAAGGGAAACAGGACAATAGAACTGAATCACAGACTCAGGAAATACAGGCAGAAAGCCAAAGAATTACTATGTTCCGAAGAAGGACTGAAACACAGAGGGCAAAGATGTATAGAACCGGAAGCTGTGTTCGGGCAAATAAAATATAATATGAACTACAAACGTTTCCGCCATTTTGGAAAGGAGAAGGTCTTTATGGACTTCGCATTCTTGGCCATTGCCTTCAATATAAAAAAGATGTGTGCAAAAATGAGAAAAGAAGGTATAGACTGGATGATTAAACTGTTTTATAAACTTGTACCCGCTCTTTTCAGATGGGGGGAACACATTTATCAAACAAATCTTCAAAAGAGCGCAGCTTGA
- the dnaK gene encoding molecular chaperone DnaK, whose product MGKIIGIDLGTTNSCVAVFEGNEPVVIANSEGKRTTPSVVAFVDGGERKVGDPAKRQAITNPTRTIFSIKRFMGETWDQVQKEVTRVPYKVVKGDNNTPRVDIDGRLYTPQEISAMILQKMKKTAEDYLGQEVTEAVITVPAYFSDSQRQATKEAGQIAGLEVKRIVNEPTAAALAYGLDKAHKDMKIAVFDLGGGTFDISILEFGGGVFEVLSTNGDTHLGGDDFDQVIINWLVQEFKNDEGADLTQDPMALQRLKEAAEKAKIELSSSTSTEINLPYIMPVGGVPKHLVKTLTRAKFESLAHGLIQACLEPCKKAMSDAGLNNADIDEVILVGGSSRIPAVQKLVEDFFGKTPSKGVNPDEVVAIGAAVQGAVLTDEIKGVVLLDVTPLSMGIETLGGVMTKLIDANTTIPARKSETFSTAADNQTEVTIHVLQGERPMAAQNKSIGQFNLTGIAPARRGVPQIEVTFDIDANGILKVSAKDKATGKEQAIRIEASSGLSKEEIEKMKAEAEANAEADKKEREKIDKLNQADSVIFSTENQLKELGDKLPADKKAPIEAALQKLKDAHKAQDLAAIDTAMAEINTAFQAASAEMYAQSGAQGGAQAGPDMNGGAGQQDNSKHGDNVQDADFEEVK is encoded by the coding sequence ATGGGAAAAATTATTGGTATTGACTTAGGAACTACGAATTCTTGTGTTGCCGTATTCGAAGGTAACGAACCTGTAGTAATTGCAAACAGTGAAGGTAAACGTACGACTCCTTCTGTTGTCGCTTTCGTAGATGGCGGTGAACGTAAGGTGGGTGATCCTGCAAAACGTCAGGCTATTACGAATCCTACACGTACAATCTTCTCTATCAAACGTTTCATGGGTGAAACGTGGGATCAGGTACAAAAAGAGGTGACTCGTGTTCCTTATAAGGTTGTGAAAGGTGACAATAACACTCCGCGTGTCGATATTGACGGACGTCTGTACACTCCGCAGGAAATCTCTGCTATGATTCTTCAGAAAATGAAGAAGACTGCTGAAGATTATCTCGGACAGGAGGTAACAGAAGCTGTTATCACCGTTCCGGCCTATTTCTCCGACTCTCAACGTCAGGCTACTAAAGAAGCCGGACAGATTGCCGGTCTGGAAGTAAAACGTATTGTAAACGAACCGACAGCCGCTGCTCTTGCTTACGGTTTGGATAAGGCTCACAAGGATATGAAGATTGCTGTATTCGACCTTGGTGGTGGTACGTTCGATATCTCTATCCTCGAATTTGGTGGTGGTGTATTTGAAGTGCTTTCTACAAATGGCGATACTCACCTGGGTGGTGATGATTTCGACCAGGTAATTATCAACTGGTTGGTACAGGAATTCAAGAACGATGAAGGTGCTGACTTGACTCAGGATCCGATGGCTTTGCAACGTCTGAAAGAAGCTGCTGAAAAAGCTAAAATTGAACTCTCTTCTTCTACAAGCACAGAAATCAACTTGCCGTATATCATGCCGGTAGGTGGTGTGCCTAAGCATTTGGTAAAGACTTTGACTCGTGCAAAATTCGAATCTTTGGCTCACGGATTGATTCAGGCTTGTCTTGAACCCTGTAAGAAAGCAATGAGCGATGCAGGGTTGAACAATGCTGATATTGATGAGGTAATCCTTGTAGGTGGTTCTTCCCGTATTCCGGCTGTTCAGAAGTTGGTAGAAGATTTCTTCGGCAAGACTCCTTCTAAAGGTGTGAATCCGGATGAAGTAGTAGCTATTGGTGCTGCTGTACAGGGTGCTGTTTTGACAGACGAAATCAAGGGTGTAGTATTGTTGGATGTTACTCCGCTGTCAATGGGTATCGAAACATTGGGTGGCGTAATGACTAAGTTGATCGATGCTAACACTACAATTCCGGCTCGTAAGAGTGAAACATTCTCTACTGCCGCCGATAACCAGACGGAAGTTACTATCCACGTATTACAGGGAGAACGTCCGATGGCTGCACAGAATAAATCAATCGGTCAGTTCAACTTAACAGGTATTGCTCCAGCTCGCCGTGGTGTTCCTCAAATTGAGGTTACATTCGATATCGATGCTAACGGTATCTTGAAAGTTTCAGCAAAAGATAAGGCTACCGGTAAAGAACAGGCTATCCGTATCGAAGCATCCAGCGGTTTGAGCAAGGAAGAGATCGAAAAGATGAAAGCTGAAGCTGAAGCTAATGCTGAAGCAGATAAGAAAGAACGTGAAAAGATTGACAAGCTGAATCAGGCTGACAGCGTAATTTTCTCTACTGAAAATCAGTTGAAGGAATTGGGTGATAAGTTGCCTGCTGACAAGAAAGCTCCGATTGAGGCTGCTTTGCAGAAATTGAAAGATGCTCACAAGGCACAGGACTTGGCTGCTATCGATACTGCTATGGCAGAAATCAATACTGCTTTCCAGGCTGCAAGTGCTGAAATGTATGCACAGAGCGGTGCACAAGGTGGAGCACAGGCTGGTCCTGATATGAACGGTGGCGCTGGTCAGCAAGATAACAGCAAGCATGGAGATAACGTTCAGGATGCTGACTTCGAGGAGGTCAAATGA